From bacterium:
AAACTGTTTAAACGGCTTAAACTGTTTCTTATTACGCGTCAGCCCTTAAGAGTTCCGCCTTATCCGTTTTTTCCCATAAAAAGCCCTCGCCCTCACGTCCAAAATGTCCATATGCGGCAGTTTTGAGATAAACCGGGCGATAAAGTTCCAGGGTTTCAATAATTTCCCGCGGTGTCAATTTAAAATGTTTGCGTACCAGTTTATTAAATTTATCTTCAGAAATTTTACCAGTACCAAACGTTTCAACCATAATGGATACCGGCTCGGGGACCCCGATTGCATATGCGAGCTGTATCATACATTTATTCGCCAGTTTACTCGCGACAATATTTTTCGCAATGTAACGCGCCATATAGGTTGCTGACCTGTCAACTTTTGTAGCGTCTTTTCCGGAAAACGCGCCGCCTCCGTGAGGGGCCATTCCTCCGTAAGTATCAACAATAATTTTCCGTCCGGTCATTCCGGTATCGGATTGAGGCCCGCCAACGAGAAACCTGCCGGTGGGATTAATGTAACAATCTTTTTTCCAGTTAAAATTCTTTAAAAGTGAAGAAGAAATAACCGGCTTTATAACTGCTTCAATTATCTCATCCCTGGCCCAGTCCGCCATATTATCCGTCTTTTTATCAAGCGCCTCTTCTGTATGCTGGCTTGAAACAACAATCTTGTCCACCGCAATTGGCTTGCCATCTTCGTATTTTACCGTTACCTGTGATTTCCCATCCGGGCCTAAATATGAAAGAATGTTCTTCTTCCTGGCTTCTGCCAGCCTTCGTGCCAGCTTGTGGGACAGCATTATCGGAAGAGGCATAAGTTCTTTTGTTTCATCACTGGCATAACCAATCATCAATCCCTGGTCTCCTGCCCCGATAATTTTCCCTTTTCTTCCGACTCCCTGGGCAATATCCGGTGATTGACGGCCAATCGCGTTTAATATCGCGCATGTTTCATAATTAAAACCATATTTCGCATGTGTATAACCAATACTTTTTATCAAATTTCTTACAATAACAGGCAAATCAACGTAAGCGCTTGTTGTTATTTCACCGCCGACAATTACTAATCCGACGGTAATATATGTTTCACAAGCGACGCGGGTGCGAAAATTATTTTTGTTGGGCGGGTCCTGGCGGTAAACCTCGTCCAAAACTGCGTCTGAAATTTGATCGCAAACTTTGTCAGGATGCCCCTCTGTGACTGATTCCGATGTGAATAAATAGTTCTTTCCTACCATGTTAAACTCCTTGTTTAATAAACATTAAATTAATTTTTTTATTGCTTTTCTTAAAAAATAAGCTAAAATTTAATCAGAAAAAATATATGTTCAATTTTAAAAAATAAAAACCGATAAAATAAAAGCTGGGTAGCCAAAGTAGTCCTGATAACAATCCCATCCCTCTTGTTAATCAGGTGCAACTACTCAGCTGTTTTTGGTAAAAATCGCTGAGTAGTTTCTTTCCCGATATACAAGCCGGGTATTTATTTTTCAACCAGTTCAATCGCTTTCTGCGGGCAATTTTCCACGCAAATACCGCATTCCGTACAATCTTCAGGATGGACGACTTTTGACTTCTTGTCTTTAAGTTCAAACACATTTGCCGGGCAATTTTCCACACAAATTCCGTCGCCATCACATTTGTTTAAATCAACTTTTGGAAACATATTTTTCTCCTTTCTTAATTTCATCTTTTTTTTACTGCCGAAAAAATGCATTTAATTCTAACATAATCATTCCGGCACCGCAAGTGTTTTTTTGTTTTATTTTAAAAAATCCTTGACAAATACGTTAAGCTTATGGTATTTTAAAATAGATTTTTTGTGTGCAAATTTAAAAAACATATGTTAAAAAAGAAATCTTTCACAATAATGATTGTTCCTCATACGGATTCTAAGCCGGTCCATTTTCATATTACGATGCCGGTTATTGTTCGTATATGCGCTCTGGCCGGCTTTATCGCATTGATGTTTTCTCTTTTCCTTATAGACTATAATAATGTCAGATTAAAATTATTTTCTGTGGCTCCGCTGCAGGAAAAGCTTGTTAAGGAGCAAGAACGGCTTGCAGAGGAAAGGGCCAGGCAGGAAGAGGATTTAAAAAAAATCAAAGGGATTATGTCCCGTTTAAAAGACGTTGAAGATAAGTTTAAAAATATCACCGGTATTGAATCAAAATTGAAAAAGGGCGGGCAGGGCGGCCCTTTATATAATGATAAGGAATTAAGCCGCCGTATTAAAGACCTGGGATTTGGCAGGGAACTGGACACTAAATCCGAAGAAATTTTGGAAGATGTAAAAGATTTAGAGGATTCTTTGTATTATCAATCGTTGAGACTGGAAGAATTCTCAGAATTTCTTGAAAGCCAAAAAGGTTACCTGGAATCAATGCCGCTGATTTGGCCTGCAAGGAGCGGACACATTTCAGGGAAATTCGGATACCGCCGTTCTCCCTTTGGCGGAGAAAGAGAATTTCATTCAGGTCTTGATATATCTTTAAGGCCTAAAACACCTGTTATCGCCACTGCTAAAGGTAAAGTGATATATTCCGGATGGATCCCGGGTTTGGGCAATACTGTGAAAATATCTCATGGGAACGGGCTGGTAACTGTTTACGGCCATAATTCCAAACTGCTCGTAAAATCCGGACAGGTTGTTAAAAGAGGGCAGGATATCGCCCTCTCAGGCAATACTGGTTTAAGCACAGGCCCTCACCTGCATTATGAAATACAAAAAAAGGGTTACTTTGAAAATCCGATAAATTATATCTTTAATCTTTAAAAATCCAGGAGAAGGTAACAGCGGTGAAAAAAGAAGATGAAAAAATTGACCCAATAGACACTGTTTTAAGCCAGGGTGTAATTTTAAAAGGCGAATTAAAAGGAAACGGAAATATAAGAATAGACGGCCATCTTAGCGGCAAGGTCGAAGCCACGGGTGATGTATATATAGGTAAAAAAGCCGAAGTTATCGGGGATTGCCATGTCGGGAGCATTATCATCGGCGGGAAAGTAAAAGGAAATGTATTTGCCAAAAAAAGAGTAGAGGTTCTTCCCAGCGGGGAGTTGTACGGCGATATCCTTGCCCCCCGGATATGTATAGCGGACGGCGTTGTTTTTGAAGGAAATTGTAAAATAGCGAAAGAATCGGGTTATTAAACAAAATTTTCATGCCTAAAGATACCGGAGGGCGCGCCTCCTTTTTTTTTGTCCGGATAAAAGAGAATATTTATGCAAAAAACATTCAGCGAGATAAAGCAAAAAGAAAAAGAGGGGAAAGAATTAGTCGGTAAAACAAAAAAAGATTGTGAAGAAAAGATAACGATTGCCAGGAACAATCTTTTGGAAAAATATAATAATTCCCTTGCTTCTTTTAACAAAGAAGCGGGAGAGGTTTTTTCAACCAAGAAAAAAGAAATTGAAAATGAATTATATATTAAACTCGAAAAGGCGGAAAAAGAAAGAAATCGGATTATAGAAAAGGCGAAACTTAATTTCCCAAGCGCGTATGAATTCATAAAAGAAAAAGTTTATAAACAATTTTCCGGATGAATCTTTTCGCGGCAAGCCGCGAGGTATATAAAAAGCATTTTTTTTAAATCGCCCGCAAGCGGCGGGGGATTAGACCTTGTCCGCCTTTGGCGGATTAAAAGGGACACAATGGCTGTAGTTAAAATGAAAAAGTCTTTTATTTTTTCTCCCGTGAACTACACGGAAGAAATAATAAAAAACCTTCATGAACTTGGAATAGTACAGATTTCAGATATTCAAAAATTTGACGGTTTGAAAGAACTTTCACTCCCTGACATAAAAAACACTGATGAAAAAATCAGTAAAATCCAGTTTTTGCTCAGCTTCCTGCCTGTTCTCCCAGTAGAAAAGAAAAGTTTTGTCCTGGATATGATGGCCGCAAAAAACCTTGTGCGTAAAGAAGACTTTGAAAATTCAATTTCGGGGTTTGAATGGGAAAACATATTTTCGCGGTGTGTGGAAATAAATAAAGAACTTGAAGAAATTAAAAAAAAGAGGGAGATTTACCATCATACTATCCAGGAACTGGAGCCGTGGGCTGATTTTAATCTTCCCCTGGATGAGATAAAAGGCACCCGGTTTACATTTGTCATACTCGGTAAAGTGGAAATAGAGGTTTACCCGTGGCTGTTCGGCGATCTCAGTGCGAAAAGCAATATATTTATTATAAACGGGATCAAGGACACAGGCAGGGACAGGTATTTTATTTTACTCGGGCTAAGAGATGAAGAAGGCACCCTTATTTCCGTATTGAAAAAATTTAATTATTCGCCTGTAACTTTACCGGAAGGAAAAGAAAAACCGAAAGAAATACTCGCGAAAATTAATAACGAAATTACAGCGCTCTTCCAAAAAGAAAAGCTTTTACTTGACGAAAGGGCAGGATTTTCCCAAAAAAGGCAAACTTTAATCAACCTTCATGATTATTATTTATGGGAAAAAGATAAAATCACCGTTCAAAAAAATTTCAGGGAAACAGAAAAAACAATTTTAATCGAGGGCTGGATAAAATCTGAGGATACCGGAAGGTTAAAAAACATTTTAGCGGGAATATCGAATGACATATACGTTGATTTCCGGGACCCCGCCGCGGGGGAAAACGTCCCTACCGCTTTAAAAAACAATCCTGTTTTCAGGCCCTTTGAATTGATAGTTGAACTTTACGGAATGCCGAATTATTATGAAAAAGACCCCACACCGATTATCGCCGTGTTTTTTTCAATTATTTTTGGTTTTGCGCTTGGAGACGTGGTTTACGGTATCGCGCTCTCACTGATTTCATATTATATCTCGAGAAATTTAAAAATGGCCGAGGGCGATAAAAAGATATTCGGCCTGTTCTTCTGGGTCGGCGTAACTACGATTTTTATCGGCGCCATTACAGGGACATGGATGGGGGATTTGCCCGACAAATTGCCGCCTTCACTGGGATTTTTCAAAACACTGAAAAATTCACTCATGATTATCGATCCTTTGAACCAGCTGATCCCCTTCATCGCGCTCGCGCTTGGCGTGGGAGTGATCCATGTTTTTACGGGACTTGGATTTAAGGCATACCAGAATGTCATAAACGGAAAAATAGTTGACGCCTTATTTGACCAGATTGTATGGATTTTCCTTGTCGGCTCATTAATCCTTATGGGTGTTGTCAAGGTAAACCTTATTCCAAATAGTTTATACCCCGTTTTTTCATGGGCCGCGAAGATTTCAACCCTGTTAATTTTGCTTTTTTCGGCAAGGGACACAAAAAATATTTTCGCGAGGGTCGGCCTCGGGGCGTACAAACTTTACGGTATTTCAGCCTACATCGGCGACATACTTTCATATGTCCGGCTTGTTGCGCTCAGCCTCGCCGGTTCGATTATCGCCATGGTTTTTAATATCATGGCTTTCCTGCCGGGTAATCCTTTCGCGAAAACAATCACGATAATAATCTGCCTCGTCGGCGGACATATTTTCAATTTAATCATAAATATGCTCGGTGCTTTTGTGCATACAGCGCGCCTGCATTATGTTGAATTTTTCGGGAAATTTTATGATAACGGGGGAACACCGTTTAAACCTTTCCGGCAGGAAGGCAAATACATTGTGATAGAATAAATCAATAAAAAATAGATTCGTAAAAGAAGGAGGATTGAAATTGAAAAAATCATTATGTTTTTTATTAATCGGCTTGATGCTTGTCTCATTTACAAAATCGTTTGTAAATGCCCAGGAATCCGCTGTTGAACCCGCGCAGGCGGAAACAGTCATGCAGAAAAGCGGCGGTATTGACGGTGTTACGCTTGCTGTGATAGGAGCCATAATTGCTATAGTTTTCTCCGGTTTCGGCTCAGCGAGAGGGATTACCCTGGCCGCGGCGCCTGCGACCGGGATTATGAGCGAAAATCCCGACATGTTCGGGAAACTTCTCATCCTTGTGACATTGCCCGGGACACAGGGTATTTATGGTTTTGTCACCGGCTTTCTTGTGCTTTTAAAAATCGGAATTATAGGGGGGGCGATCCAGCCTGTGACTTTAAACCAGGGGGTACAGATCCTCGGGATCTGCGCGTTCCAGTCATTTATAGAATTATCATCCGCCATTTACCAGGGCAAAGTCGCCGCCCACGGCATCGTGATGACCGGCAAGAAACCCGAGGCGTCAATGAAGGGTGTTATCATGGCGGTCCTTGTTGAAACTTACGCCGTCCTCGGCCTTTTGGCCGGTATCCTTGGCATCTGGTTCGGAATCAGGTTTTAAAGAGGAACACAAAATGGGTAAAGAAGAACTCCTGTCAAAAATTAAATCTGAATTTGAAAAAGAGGCAAATCAAATTACAGAAGAAACCACCTTGATAATCCGACGGATGCAAAAAGAGAATGATGAAAGTATTTCCTTAAAACGCCATGAGATTTTTGCCGCGCTGCACAAAAACCTTGAAGATATCCGCAGGAAAGACACAATAGAAACCGACATAAAGATACGGAATTTGTTTCTCGGGGTAAAACAATGTTTAATAGATGAAGTTTTCGAAAAAGTCCAGTCCGAAATAAAAGTAACGGATTACCAAAAACTTATTGAAAATATGATAACGCGTTCAGTGCAGGACGGCGAGGGAGAAATCATTTTTTCAAAAGAAGACAGTAAAATTTTCACGGATGATTATGTCAGGGGAATCAACAACCGCCTGAAAACGTCAGGGAAAAACGCGGCACTTAAACTTGGGAAAAAATACGGGGATTTCCGCGGCGGATTTACCCTTCGCTACAGCGGGATAGAAATAAATAATACTTTTGAAACAATCTTTGGCAATTTACGCAAAGACCTGGAGATGGAGATTGGACAGATACTTTTTTCAAAAAAATAATTATTTTCTGGATATAGAGAACCTTCACATGGAAAATCCTTATTATGGTTATGTTTCAGGAAGGCTCGCGATACTGGAGAAATTTATTATGGACCAGAGCGCTTATAAGGAATTGATTTCTTCGGCGGGCGTTGAAGAAATGTTAAAACTCCTGGAAGATAAATATGGTTTTAAAGCAAAAAAGTCATGGGAAGATGTTTTAAACAAAGACTGGGCAGCTACTTACAATTTGGTTTATGATCTGGCGCCGAAAAAAGAAATATTTGACATATTTTTTCTCCAGTATTCCTTCCATAACCTGAAGGTGCGTTTAAAAGAAAAATTTTTAGGGCATAAAACCGGAACGCCTTTTTTTGAGACTGCCCCGTTTATTTCGGAAAACAACTATCCGGGTTTACATCAATTAGTAATGAATATAGAAGAAAATTTTTATAAAGAAGGCCGTTTCCAGGATGTTGACTGTATGCTTGATGAAGAGTACTTTGTCCTTCTTCTGGAAAAAACAGAAAAATTTAAAACACCTTTGCTTACAAGCCTCGTTAAAACATGGATTGACCTTGCCAATATCAAGCTTTTTTTTCGTTTCAAAATGCTTGGAAAGGAGAAAAACAGTTTATCCGGATTTTTGTTTCACGGCGGGAATTATGAAGAAAGGTTTTACCCGGATATTTATAGTATAAGCCCCGATAATTTAAAAAAAGAAATAAAAAATAATTATTACGCGGACCTTTTTTTTACGGGGATTAAATGCCTCGAGGATTTAAAATCCATGGATGAACTGGAAGAAAACTGCGACAAATTTACCCGGAAACGGTTTAATGAGACAAAACATATAGTTTACGGCATTGAACCTATGATACGCTATTTATTGCGGAAAGAAAATGAAATTAAAATACTTAGGATGATATTTATCGGCAAAGAAAACAATATCGCGGAGAATATCATTGAAGACAAAATAAACGGGTATATTACTTAAAATATTATGTCTAAAATCGCTTTTATCGGCGAACAGCCGTCAATATTGGGTTTCAAGGCCATCGGGGCGGACGCGTTTCCCGTGACAAACGGGAAAGAGGCGGTGCCGCTCCTTGAAAAAATGTTTAATGAAGATTATAAAATAATCTATATTACCGAGCTCTTGGCGGAACAAATCCCGGATTATCTGAAAAATATCGACAGGCTGTGGCCGATTGTGACAATTATACCGGGCTTTAGAGGGAGCAGGGGGCTTGGTAAAAACCGTCTTAGAAATTATATCATTAAGGCGACAGGAACGGATATTTTAAAGTAAAAATGAAAAATTCAAAATGAAAAAGTGAGGTATCAAAATGATAAAGGGTGAAATTTTGAAAGTCGCGGGGCCGCTTGTAGTAGCTGAAAAAATGGACGGCGTCAATATGTATAATGTCGTCAAAGTAAGCAAACATGGGCTTGTCGGTGAAGTTATTGAGCTTAAACAGGACAAGGCTTCCATACAGGTTTATGAGGAAACCGTCGGGATAGGACGGGGAGAACCTGTGGAGGACACAGGGAGCCCGCTTTCACTTGAACTCGGCCCGGGCCTTTTGGAATCGATCTTTGACGGTATCCAGAGACCACTTGACATAATTAAAGCCAAAACCGGGAATTTTATATCGCGCGGAATTTCCGTCCCGGCGCTGGACAGGAATAAAAAGTGGTCATTTGAACCCCTCGCTAAAAAAGGCGACAAGGTTTCAACGGGTGATAAATTAGGAGTCGTTCAGGAAACCGTCCTGATAAAACATTATATAATGGTGCCGAATGACGTTGAGGGTGATTTAATGGAAATTTCCGCAAAAGGCGAATACACGGTCACCGATCTGATAGCTAAAATAAAAACCCGCGACGGAATAAAAGAGGTCACCATGCTTCGCAAGTGGCCGGTAAGGGCGATGCGGCCTTACCAGGAGAAACTGCCGCCGAAAGAATTACTGTCTTCCGGGCAGAGGGTGATAGACATGTTTTTTCCCATTACCAAAGGCGGGACAGCATGTATCCCAGGTCCTTTCGGCACAGGAAAAACAGTGGTCCAGCAACAGCTCGCGAAATGGGCGGACACTGATATTGTGATTTATATCGGGTGCGGTGAACGCGGTAATGAGATTACTGACGTCCTTCTGGAATTCCCTGAATTAAAAGACCCGAAAAGCGGTGAATCGCTGATGAAAAGGACTGTTTTAATCGCGAACACATCAAATATGCCCGTCGCGGCGCGCGAGGCATCGATATATACCGGTGTTACAATGGCCGAATATTACAGGGACATGGGTTATAATGTCGCCGTAATGGCGGACTCAACCTCTCGCTGGGCCGAGGCCCTGCGGGAAATATCCGGGCGTCTCGAGGAAATGCCGGGAGAAGAAGGTTACCCTGCTTACCTCGCGTCCCGAATAGCCGGGTTCTACGAACGCGCGGGACAGGTGGTATGCCTCTCGAGCAAGGAAAGAAGGGTTGGAAGCATATCTATTGTCGGTGCGGTATCACCC
This genomic window contains:
- the metK gene encoding methionine adenosyltransferase, with the protein product MVGKNYLFTSESVTEGHPDKVCDQISDAVLDEVYRQDPPNKNNFRTRVACETYITVGLVIVGGEITTSAYVDLPVIVRNLIKSIGYTHAKYGFNYETCAILNAIGRQSPDIAQGVGRKGKIIGAGDQGLMIGYASDETKELMPLPIMLSHKLARRLAEARKKNILSYLGPDGKSQVTVKYEDGKPIAVDKIVVSSQHTEEALDKKTDNMADWARDEIIEAVIKPVISSSLLKNFNWKKDCYINPTGRFLVGGPQSDTGMTGRKIIVDTYGGMAPHGGGAFSGKDATKVDRSATYMARYIAKNIVASKLANKCMIQLAYAIGVPEPVSIMVETFGTGKISEDKFNKLVRKHFKLTPREIIETLELYRPVYLKTAAYGHFGREGEGFLWEKTDKAELLRADA
- a CDS encoding 4Fe-4S binding protein, translated to MFPKVDLNKCDGDGICVENCPANVFELKDKKSKVVHPEDCTECGICVENCPQKAIELVEK
- a CDS encoding M23 family metallopeptidase, with translation MLKKKSFTIMIVPHTDSKPVHFHITMPVIVRICALAGFIALMFSLFLIDYNNVRLKLFSVAPLQEKLVKEQERLAEERARQEEDLKKIKGIMSRLKDVEDKFKNITGIESKLKKGGQGGPLYNDKELSRRIKDLGFGRELDTKSEEILEDVKDLEDSLYYQSLRLEEFSEFLESQKGYLESMPLIWPARSGHISGKFGYRRSPFGGEREFHSGLDISLRPKTPVIATAKGKVIYSGWIPGLGNTVKISHGNGLVTVYGHNSKLLVKSGQVVKRGQDIALSGNTGLSTGPHLHYEIQKKGYFENPINYIFNL
- a CDS encoding polymer-forming cytoskeletal protein yields the protein MKKEDEKIDPIDTVLSQGVILKGELKGNGNIRIDGHLSGKVEATGDVYIGKKAEVIGDCHVGSIIIGGKVKGNVFAKKRVEVLPSGELYGDILAPRICIADGVVFEGNCKIAKESGY
- a CDS encoding V-type ATP synthase subunit I, translated to MAVVKMKKSFIFSPVNYTEEIIKNLHELGIVQISDIQKFDGLKELSLPDIKNTDEKISKIQFLLSFLPVLPVEKKSFVLDMMAAKNLVRKEDFENSISGFEWENIFSRCVEINKELEEIKKKREIYHHTIQELEPWADFNLPLDEIKGTRFTFVILGKVEIEVYPWLFGDLSAKSNIFIINGIKDTGRDRYFILLGLRDEEGTLISVLKKFNYSPVTLPEGKEKPKEILAKINNEITALFQKEKLLLDERAGFSQKRQTLINLHDYYLWEKDKITVQKNFRETEKTILIEGWIKSEDTGRLKNILAGISNDIYVDFRDPAAGENVPTALKNNPVFRPFELIVELYGMPNYYEKDPTPIIAVFFSIIFGFALGDVVYGIALSLISYYISRNLKMAEGDKKIFGLFFWVGVTTIFIGAITGTWMGDLPDKLPPSLGFFKTLKNSLMIIDPLNQLIPFIALALGVGVIHVFTGLGFKAYQNVINGKIVDALFDQIVWIFLVGSLILMGVVKVNLIPNSLYPVFSWAAKISTLLILLFSARDTKNIFARVGLGAYKLYGISAYIGDILSYVRLVALSLAGSIIAMVFNIMAFLPGNPFAKTITIIICLVGGHIFNLIINMLGAFVHTARLHYVEFFGKFYDNGGTPFKPFRQEGKYIVIE
- a CDS encoding V-type ATP synthase subunit K yields the protein MKKSLCFLLIGLMLVSFTKSFVNAQESAVEPAQAETVMQKSGGIDGVTLAVIGAIIAIVFSGFGSARGITLAAAPATGIMSENPDMFGKLLILVTLPGTQGIYGFVTGFLVLLKIGIIGGAIQPVTLNQGVQILGICAFQSFIELSSAIYQGKVAAHGIVMTGKKPEASMKGVIMAVLVETYAVLGLLAGILGIWFGIRF
- a CDS encoding V-type ATP synthase subunit E — encoded protein: MGKEELLSKIKSEFEKEANQITEETTLIIRRMQKENDESISLKRHEIFAALHKNLEDIRRKDTIETDIKIRNLFLGVKQCLIDEVFEKVQSEIKVTDYQKLIENMITRSVQDGEGEIIFSKEDSKIFTDDYVRGINNRLKTSGKNAALKLGKKYGDFRGGFTLRYSGIEINNTFETIFGNLRKDLEMEIGQILFSKK
- a CDS encoding V-type ATPase subunit; translation: MDRYFFQKNNYFLDIENLHMENPYYGYVSGRLAILEKFIMDQSAYKELISSAGVEEMLKLLEDKYGFKAKKSWEDVLNKDWAATYNLVYDLAPKKEIFDIFFLQYSFHNLKVRLKEKFLGHKTGTPFFETAPFISENNYPGLHQLVMNIEENFYKEGRFQDVDCMLDEEYFVLLLEKTEKFKTPLLTSLVKTWIDLANIKLFFRFKMLGKEKNSLSGFLFHGGNYEERFYPDIYSISPDNLKKEIKNNYYADLFFTGIKCLEDLKSMDELEENCDKFTRKRFNETKHIVYGIEPMIRYLLRKENEIKILRMIFIGKENNIAENIIEDKINGYIT
- a CDS encoding V-type ATP synthase subunit F, with product MSKIAFIGEQPSILGFKAIGADAFPVTNGKEAVPLLEKMFNEDYKIIYITELLAEQIPDYLKNIDRLWPIVTIIPGFRGSRGLGKNRLRNYIIKATGTDILK
- a CDS encoding V-type ATP synthase subunit A — translated: MIKGEILKVAGPLVVAEKMDGVNMYNVVKVSKHGLVGEVIELKQDKASIQVYEETVGIGRGEPVEDTGSPLSLELGPGLLESIFDGIQRPLDIIKAKTGNFISRGISVPALDRNKKWSFEPLAKKGDKVSTGDKLGVVQETVLIKHYIMVPNDVEGDLMEISAKGEYTVTDLIAKIKTRDGIKEVTMLRKWPVRAMRPYQEKLPPKELLSSGQRVIDMFFPITKGGTACIPGPFGTGKTVVQQQLAKWADTDIVIYIGCGERGNEITDVLLEFPELKDPKSGESLMKRTVLIANTSNMPVAAREASIYTGVTMAEYYRDMGYNVAVMADSTSRWAEALREISGRLEEMPGEEGYPAYLASRIAGFYERAGQVVCLSSKERRVGSISIVGAVSPPGGDLSDPVVQATLRIVKVFWGLEDKIAYRRHFPAINWLRSYSLYIENIEEYLKRVAPDIPGLRAKSMRILQEEAELEEIVRLVGIDALSDHDKLTMETAKSIREDFLHQNAFDMQDTYTSLNKQYNMLKLIINFHQKSLEGLEKKVPLKEIFKLPVREQIVKAKFTPEEKPEILVNSENEMNQIFEKLFDQHTEKK